From Bos taurus isolate L1 Dominette 01449 registration number 42190680 breed Hereford chromosome 29, ARS-UCD2.0, whole genome shotgun sequence, a single genomic window includes:
- the CDC42EP2 gene encoding cdc42 effector protein 2, whose protein sequence is MSTKVPIYLKRGSRKGKKEKLRDLLSSDMISPPLGDFRHTIHIGSGGGNDTFGDISFLQGKFHLLPGTAVDETQEDSGFEMPFQFTRTATLCGRELPDGPSPLLKNAISLPVIGGPQALTLPAAQAPPKPPRLHLETPQASPQEAGTVDVWRIPEAGAAHSELTTESGAEEPFLSHASSLLSLHVDLGPSILDDVLQIMDQDLGHLQIPT, encoded by the coding sequence ATGTCCACCAAGGTGCCCATCTATCTGAAGCGCGGCAGCCGCAAGGGCAAGAAGGAGAAGCTGCGGGACCTGCTGTCCTCGGACATGATCAGCCCGCCGCTGGGGGACTTCCGCCACACCATCCACATCGGCAGTGGAGGTGGCAACGACACGTTCGGTGACATCTCCTTCCTGCAGGGCAAGTTCCACCTCCTGCCGGGGACGGCGGTGGACGAGACCCAGGAGGACAGCGGCTTCGAGATGCCCTTCCAGTTCACACGCACGGCCACGCTGTGCGGGCGGGAGCTCCCGGACGGGCCGTCCCCTCTGCTCAAGAATGCCATCTCCCTGCCGGTCATCGGCGGGCCCCAGGCTCTCACCCTGCCCGCCGCCCAGGCCCCCCCCAAACCCCCTCGCCTGCACCTGGAGACCCCGCAGGCCTCCCCGCAGGAGGCGGGGACTGTGGACGTGTGGAGGATCCCAGAGGCTGGCGCCGCCCACAGTGAGCTGACCACCGAGTCCGGGGCGGAGGAGCCCTTCCTGTCCCACGCCAGCTCCCTGCTGTCCCTGCACGTGGACCTGGGGCCTTCCATCCTGGACGACGTCCTCCAGATCATGGACCAAGACCTGGGCCACCTGCAGATCCCCACATAG